The following DNA comes from Sphaeramia orbicularis unplaced genomic scaffold, fSphaOr1.1, whole genome shotgun sequence.
actgaactgactgtggacattctaagtgtgtttaatttgaaagtgttggcactgttttcttcaatatgtaaatgtgctttttgcattctacattttattaaagcttgtccttattttttaacatgatcttggcagtcgtgttctttcttaattgatattggtggtaatgttttcagtatgtgaattattaccctgcaacaataaataaatatgtaaataaatatctgaataataaacataataataacaataataataatatttttaatggatggggcatattataatgctgcacagatgaccaatcacatgtgagctgtcctttgtggtaacatccaatgggatgctataaaaagaaaaaaaacatccaatgtgtgtctctgtggtcggacatggcaggcaccagtgacattcaaatgtaaatgagggtcgttcacacctctgcgagctgttaacccccgcacccgctcgcccccacacccgccctgctcctcctcccccgttggctccgtttgcggcagtttccggcacagctgaacttttctgtaaactcacgataattaccgggaatctttgaagttggcgggcgtTTACGGGGTCGATAATCTAGTTTTTCATGCAGTGGCACATGCAgagggcacaggactgcaggtacaggtgtgtcAGACCTGACTGACCTGTCTGATCCAcaatgcagatcccaatgcaaaaactagtgcgttataacgcaatacttttgcattataacgcaaaaactattgcattataacgcaatacttttgaactattgcgttataacgcaatacattttttttcttcatgtcccttcccaggctctgtacataaactcagaaaaacagaacaaaaaaattttttttcagaaaacagtatctcgtaagttcagaaaaagagccaaatttaatgtttttttttagaaaacagtatctcattaatttagaaaaacagcgccgattttttttaaagttattttttcttgtaattacaagataattatctcgttaactctgaaaaacagagccgaatttaatttttgtgtgaatgcaatacgcttccgtactctcacccatgtttggaatcaaaatattaataaacaaaaatgttttaaaaaaagtataaaatctaaataatccaaatcctcctccttctATACAGTTCCTTTACATGTATAATAGCAGGTTTCAGCCACAGGATGTCACTGTTTCCATTGAACCCAGAGGGTTCAATGTTCAAATAATGACCAGTTCAATGTCCAAATTCaataaaagtctgttttattctcaaaataaaaATCTTCTATCAAAGTGGAAATTATACATATTCACAATCTCTTAattcttttatatatttatgtatatatttatatatacatacacacatatatacagataTGTACACTAATAATGATATAAATACACTTTGAATGAACCCGTAAGAGACTGAATTAAGGCACTGGTGatgtaaaccagggctgtcaaacacgcgtcctggggccaaatgcaacccctgggatgaatttgtataaattccacagtccaggctgtggaactcatgttagtgtgggttccacatccagaccaatctgatctacagtccaataataacagcagaagaaccgacaaaaaagaaggactgcagatttactactgggtttgatgggaaaaaaataatattacattatgtctgtaaataatgacaactgcaaatgtttgtctttgttttagtgcaaaaaatcacattaaattgtgaaactctttccatttccaaactctcctgtaccaataaaatgtgactaacctgaacaaatgtgcccaacctgaaatgtctgtattaaattcagtccagtttgaactcttttcttcctgttcctcagtgtttagtgtctttggagatctgatccagaatgcacatggactaatgagaagtggaggaagaagactgataaaattacactgattttactgaagaaatgtccgttttttctggttattcacatctttttttgtttggatcgtttataaaagtcagtattttcatcatttaatgttttttttttttcactcacacacagacataaatgtgcagttgtcattctttctgggttcttctgttcttatttgactggttgggtccactgcagatcagatcagactgaatgtggaacctgaaagaacaggagttggagaacCCTGGTGTAAACGAACCCAGAACAGACGAACCCggaacagaagaacccacagagtcTGATGTATAAGACAAACACACCAGTGACAGGTGGTTCTGGGGGTTCTGGGGGTCCGGATGTGTTCTGTTCAGGTCCAGATCAGAGGCTCAGGTTTATCAGTCGCTCATTAATGAGGTCATTACTGATGAtggacagcccccccccccccccccccccccccccccaccaccaccacttttttttttttttcggacccGGACCCACTGGGCCGTTGCTCCACATCCACGCGCAGCAGAACTTTGATCCAGACTGGACTTAAACGGACTCTAAACCGGAGACTCCTTGGACCGGGTCCGGGTCAGACTCCTTGGACCAGGTCCGAGTCCGAGTGCTCTGGGCCCAGAAAGGCACCGAACCGGACCCGCGCGTCAGACACGGGACAGGGGCATCTGTTTGGGACAGGACACGGAGCTGGCAGTTCCGGACCTCCAGGTCAGTCCGGTGCTGACGTCACTGTACATGGACCCCCCAGCAGAGGCTTTGGCCCCCCAGCAGCAGCGCGTGCAGAAAGTCCTCCAGGACTCGAAGGTCTTCCCGGACCAGATCCAGGCCCCGGACGTGATCCCGACCAGGAGGCACATGAAGTACCTGAGCATGAACACGGCGTAGTCCGGTCCGGCCCGGTTCGGGTCGGTCCGGCACGTGCAGTTGTGCGTCACCTCCCACGTCAGCCGGTGGTGCTGCTCATAGAAGTAACAGGCCACTATGACGGTGGCCGGTACCGTGTACAGAACCGTGAACACTCCGATCCGGACCATGAGCCGCTCCAGTTTGTCGGTTTTGGTTCCGCCCTGTTTGATGACGCGTCGGATCCGGAACAGCGACACAAACCCGGCCAACAGGAACCCGGTACCGACCAGCAGGTAGAGGAGCAGCGGCGCCAGCACGAACCCCCGCAGGGTCTGCAGGTTCTGGTTCCCCACGTAGCAGATCCCCGCCACCGAGTCCCCGTCCACGGAACTCAGAGCCAGAACCGCCACGGACTTGACGCACGGGATGACCCACGCGGCCAGGTGGAAGTACCGCGCGTAACCGGCGATGGCCTCGTTGCCCCACTTCATGGCGGCGGCCAGGAACCACGTGAGGCTGAGGATGACCCACCAGAGGGAGGAGGCCATGCCGAAGAAGTAGAGCAGCACGAAGACCAGGGTGCACAGACCCGGTACCGGGCTGGAGTAGTGCACGTGCGCCGCGCCGTACGCACGGGTACACGCCACCTGCTCGTGTCCCGCGATCAGTCGGACGATGTATCCCACGGACACGAACATGTAGCAGGCGGACAGGAAGATGATGGGCCGCTCCGGGTACTGGAACCGGTCCATGTCGATGAGGAAGGTGGCCACGGTAACGGAGGTGGACACGAAGCACAGCACCGACCACAGACCGATCCACAGGCCGGTGAAGGAGCGCTCCTCCGGGCTCAGGTACGGGCTGTGGCACGGCACGGCGCAGTTCACGATCTGGCCCGTCTGGACCCGGTTGTACAGCGGGTGTCCGTCGCCTGTCACCGGGACCATGGGCGCGCGGCAGAAGCACCCGGGCTCACACACGGACGCGTGACCCGGGGGCTTATGCTTACCCGGGACCCCCCCTCCGCCTCCGCCGCGGACCCCGTGGCTCTTCTTCCGCGGGTTGTAGGGCTTCAGGGGCCGGTCGGCGGTCGGCTTGGGCACCGCCGGGGCCGCGGTGGTGGTGTGGCTCCGGTTGTAGTCCATGCACAGCGTGTCCCGGTCGCCCTGCTCCGGGAGCAGCTCGCACCTCATCCGGTCGGGCCAGGGGAAGCCGTACTGGCGCATGAGGGGCGCGCAGCCGGCCCGGGCCCGCTCACACACGGCCCGGCACGGCGGCAGCGGCTTCCGGTAGTCGTCCAGGCAGATCGGCGTGTACATGGCGCAGAGGAAGAAGCGCAGGTCCGGGGAGCACCGGATCTCCACCAGCGGCCAGAACTGGTGCACCTCCAGCCCCGCCTCGTCCTGCGTGTCGTGCTTGAACCGGTTGGGCATGTAGGTCCGGTTGTAACCGACGCCTTTGCACAGCGGCACGGTGATCTCCTGGCACCGGAGCTCCACGGCGGCGGCCGCGCGTCCGAGCAGGACCAGCGTCAAGAGCGCGCGCCACGCCGCCGGGACGCGCCGCTCCATCGTGGACTTCGGTGTGGATTCCTCCGCGGGAAAACCGGCAGCGAACTAAGCCGCAGATCAGAGCCGAACTGTCGGACTCATACTAGAGctgggtccggtccggtccggttcaCCTCCACATGCACTATAACGCACCTTCAGTGTGCCTTTGTGTCTGCGCTGCACCGGCTGTTCCACGGCTGGGGGCTGCGCGTGGGCTTTtataggagggggggggggggacacgccCCCACGCATGGgtgggagggtgtgtgtgtgtgtgtggggggttattAAGGCAATAAGGGCTGCTTCTTTACGTCTTTATTTAAAGTGTTCGCTCTGGAGGAGACCACactaccacacacacatacacacacacacacacacacacacacacacacacacacacacacactgtcaaactcatgttagttcagttccacattcaactaaatttgatctgcagttgaCCAAACCAGTcaaatgtatatattattatgttattatgtgtgaactccaaacttttctctgttttagagtgaaaaaagtaaatttacataatgaaaaggtttatatccacaaactatcctttcaaatgatgtgaataacatgaacaaactgaaaaaatcagtgtaatttcaacactattctgcctcagtttatcatttccacatgttcattagaactgacagatcacagtggatctacaaacacacaaaacatttaatacagtggttcttaaccttgttggaggtactgaaccccaccagtttcatatgcgcattcaccgaacccttctttattaaaaaataaaatatgatttttttccaaattcaagacacaggtatatgttttactggtgcacaaaatgaaccgtgcattaacatcactgtgttcaaagaacaaaaccaatacagtgcatgaacttacaacaaattccataccttttcacaaagacatgaccttttttaattctaccacactgaaatggttttaatttttgtattccaataatgaacttattgtatttatgctatttatcatttttaacattttaacacacacccatcacctaatttccatcaggctacaataataatgaacatttactgtaaatcagtgtgacttctgctgttgcctttgacagaccagttcagaaatgcgtggcttcaccttggcaggtGCCACTCtcttgtcattttcacagcaaagtctgttccttttcttcgtttttatgtccagcatccttattacggcactagctcggctctagtgtaatacgatttctccacccgcgacggtgcgtcggtcgtcacgtgattgtaactgaccagtgcagtgaccgaaaatgtaaacaaacgctacacatggctgcctccgtggttaacaggaagtagcaaaagtcataacaacgatgtggaaaatactcaaataattcatcgtcagacgagtggaagagattataaacacttccggattgtgttgtagtgctataagcaacaacaatacaccgcgtatattggatgtcaatcagagaaagagtctctgaagccgtttgtttacatacacggacctagcccaacacacacacccgactaatgagtcgagtgtgtgtctggacctccgccgaacccctgagactgactcaccgaacccctagggttcgatcgaacccaggttaagaaccactgatttaataacagacagaatattggtacaattggaCTCACTTctgttcagacatttcaggttgttcagattattcacattt
Coding sequences within:
- the LOC115415786 gene encoding frizzled-8-like codes for the protein MERRVPAAWRALLTLVLLGRAAAAVELRCQEITVPLCKGVGYNRTYMPNRFKHDTQDEAGLEVHQFWPLVEIRCSPDLRFFLCAMYTPICLDDYRKPLPPCRAVCERARAGCAPLMRQYGFPWPDRMRCELLPEQGDRDTLCMDYNRSHTTTAAPAVPKPTADRPLKPYNPRKKSHGVRGGGGGGVPGKHKPPGHASVCEPGCFCRAPMVPVTGDGHPLYNRVQTGQIVNCAVPCHSPYLSPEERSFTGLWIGLWSVLCFVSTSVTVATFLIDMDRFQYPERPIIFLSACYMFVSVGYIVRLIAGHEQVACTRAYGAAHVHYSSPVPGLCTLVFVLLYFFGMASSLWWVILSLTWFLAAAMKWGNEAIAGYARYFHLAAWVIPCVKSVAVLALSSVDGDSVAGICYVGNQNLQTLRGFVLAPLLLYLLVGTGFLLAGFVSLFRIRRVIKQGGTKTDKLERLMVRIGVFTVLYTVPATVIVACYFYEQHHRLTWEVTHNCTCRTDPNRAGPDYAVFMLRYFMCLLVGITSGAWIWSGKTFESWRTFCTRCCWGAKASAGGSMYSDVSTGLTWRSGTASSVSCPKQMPLSRV